In Kitasatospora viridis, a single window of DNA contains:
- a CDS encoding class I SAM-dependent methyltransferase, protein MTSDEPSVSVELDAVPETALWTLYQRAAEARRPDAVLHDPKAVELVDRIDYPFAERFGTSAGQAQLQALRVGCFDREVADFLAREPRGTVVCLGEGLETQYWRVDNGRAQWLTVDLPESVGLRERLLPPGPRQRYLAADATDLASWADLVDREHGVLITCQGLLMYLQPARVRALLAGCAEHFPGGSLVLDAVPHWFGRLTRKGKAVSHGYHAPPMPWAMDAGDRELLRSASPAIVGVREVRPTGARGPLAGLVPLALNLSPLAARLPSVAVLDFAER, encoded by the coding sequence GTGACTTCTGACGAACCGTCGGTGTCCGTCGAGCTCGACGCGGTGCCGGAGACGGCGCTGTGGACGCTCTACCAGCGCGCCGCCGAGGCCCGGCGGCCGGACGCCGTGCTGCACGATCCGAAGGCGGTCGAGCTGGTCGACCGGATCGACTACCCGTTCGCCGAGCGGTTCGGCACCAGTGCCGGCCAGGCCCAGCTCCAGGCGCTGCGGGTGGGGTGCTTCGACCGGGAGGTGGCCGACTTCCTGGCCAGGGAGCCGCGCGGCACCGTGGTCTGTCTGGGGGAGGGGCTGGAGACCCAGTACTGGCGGGTGGACAACGGCCGGGCCCAGTGGCTCACCGTCGACCTCCCCGAATCGGTGGGCCTGCGCGAGCGCCTGCTGCCGCCCGGCCCGCGCCAGCGCTACCTGGCCGCCGACGCCACCGACCTGGCCTCCTGGGCCGACCTGGTGGACCGCGAGCACGGGGTGCTGATCACCTGTCAGGGCCTGCTGATGTACCTCCAGCCCGCCCGGGTGCGCGCCCTGCTGGCCGGCTGCGCCGAGCACTTCCCCGGCGGCTCGCTGGTGCTGGACGCGGTGCCGCACTGGTTCGGTCGGCTGACCCGCAAGGGCAAGGCGGTCAGCCACGGCTACCACGCCCCGCCGATGCCCTGGGCGATGGACGCCGGCGACCGCGAACTGCTGCGCAGCGCGAGCCCCGCCATCGTCGGCGTCCGCGAGGTGCGCCCGACCGGCGCCCGCGGCCCGCTCGCCGGCCTGGTGCCGCTGGCCCTGAACCTCTCCCCGCTGGCCGCCCGGCTGCCCTCGGTCGCCGTGCTGGACTTCGCGGAGCGGTAG
- a CDS encoding S53 family peptidase: MTTRMRLAGAAAGAFALALVPALGGGTSVAAAAPRGAAVPMHAFTRASGGDPVFAAPVPTADCVAQLQRACYSPLQYRTAYDLDPLYRAGITGDGRTIVIVDSFGSPTIQHDLDVYSKQWGIPSSTVDVVQWGQVPAFDPKNPDMAGWAGETTLDVEAAHAVAPGAKIVLLETGVAETDGPVGVPEMMSGINHLVNAGQADVVSMSWATSEAMFPGFDVGDYTSLTSLRYAFTNAAHHGVTLTASSGDGGGHAGRLDAAWPAGDPLVTAVGGTELYLDGQGHRTAPDAAWSGSGGELSKVFARPGYQNPVRSVVGDHRGTPDISMAGSPNGALWLYSSFDPANTGWTADGAGTSESSPLFAAVVALADQAAGHRLGVIDQDLYRLYAEHAPGVVDVTTGSTGPNGYTAGPGYDQATGVGTLDAAELVRELAHLD, translated from the coding sequence ATGACTACACGTATGCGCCTCGCCGGCGCCGCCGCAGGTGCGTTCGCGCTCGCCCTGGTGCCCGCGCTCGGCGGGGGCACCTCCGTTGCCGCCGCCGCTCCGCGCGGGGCCGCCGTACCGATGCACGCGTTCACCAGGGCCTCGGGCGGCGACCCCGTGTTCGCCGCGCCGGTGCCCACCGCGGACTGCGTCGCCCAGCTGCAGCGCGCCTGCTACTCGCCGTTGCAGTACCGGACCGCCTACGACCTGGACCCGCTGTACCGGGCGGGGATCACGGGCGACGGGCGGACCATCGTCATCGTCGACTCGTTCGGCTCGCCGACCATCCAGCACGACCTCGACGTCTACTCCAAGCAGTGGGGCATCCCCAGCAGCACGGTGGACGTGGTGCAGTGGGGGCAGGTGCCGGCGTTCGACCCGAAGAACCCGGACATGGCGGGCTGGGCCGGCGAGACGACGCTGGACGTCGAGGCGGCGCACGCCGTCGCGCCCGGGGCGAAGATCGTGCTGCTGGAGACCGGGGTCGCCGAGACCGACGGCCCGGTCGGCGTGCCCGAGATGATGAGCGGCATCAACCACCTGGTGAACGCGGGTCAGGCCGACGTGGTCTCGATGAGCTGGGCGACCAGCGAGGCGATGTTCCCGGGCTTCGACGTCGGCGACTACACCAGCCTCACCTCGCTGCGCTACGCCTTCACCAACGCCGCCCACCACGGCGTCACGCTCACCGCCAGCTCGGGCGACGGCGGCGGCCACGCCGGCCGGCTGGACGCCGCCTGGCCGGCCGGCGACCCGCTGGTCACCGCCGTGGGCGGGACCGAGCTGTACCTGGACGGCCAGGGCCACCGCACCGCGCCCGACGCCGCCTGGTCCGGCAGTGGCGGCGAGCTCTCCAAGGTCTTCGCCCGCCCGGGGTACCAGAACCCGGTGCGCTCGGTGGTCGGCGACCACCGCGGCACTCCCGACATCAGCATGGCCGGTTCGCCGAACGGCGCGCTCTGGCTCTACTCCAGCTTCGACCCGGCCAACACCGGCTGGACCGCCGACGGCGCCGGCACCAGCGAGTCCTCCCCGCTGTTCGCCGCCGTGGTGGCGCTGGCCGACCAGGCCGCCGGCCACCGCCTGGGCGTGATCGACCAGGACCTGTACCGGCTGTACGCCGAGCACGCCCCGGGCGTCGTGGACGTCACCACCGGCTCCACCGGCCCGAACGGCTACACCGCGGGCCCCGGCTACGACCAGGCGACCGGCGTCGGCACGCTGGACGCCGCCGAGCTGGTGCGGGAGCTGGCGCACCTGGACTGA
- a CDS encoding NACHT domain-containing protein encodes MQNGLRQPKIRLVTGPPEGGLFREGWARLRRLFRVPFWRVHTRWLVQRGVNRARHWWRPWLATTAEVLSFALTLLFIWWAVSGLTTLVFHHGGWLGPDHICGNDSSSCEAVSGAGVPVALLAASTFGFLIWRLHRLRRYCRRRALQAPNHLVQTAGSLMDEVVGRDQLCNAIMNNLRDKHARRPHVVVGPVGAGKTALLVRLTHKLAAQGAIPVPVQLRNVQRAEDLDFAELARLRFSEIVEPVARSGDEVDRVWRWLRQMADKIVVLADGLDEALNRDHADRRDSLIRRAIRRAGEDGLPLVIASRPHDPLRAMQAAVSELDPLSDEAALHYISSSGSWRSDPTLLDRVVEAANMAESPIYLQIAKDLHQKDLLEPLWTGDATTDLLLYDSWALRADLLERWVDALISGDVHTELPLDHRTREEVVEYISALACIGLSQDRADVELRELDPSVELQDHGAPPADRAGWRPANPEWNRRVRAELDERVGVLGGPGIDVRLASTWGARMGLVYEDGDRVRFQHSIVQAFLGSRYLDRIFQEDTWPHVVRALDHGGRELLIAMTLYSRSANGGCTCCRSNKLDCPVSVMRDLLRNKAEQLLEIAEKADTLTERARATTRYAGQDWRGRPRLRAIEAYGAAVEIDSVDQFPDQQALFNRISKVWETFEHVEDAARLRTAKLVLVRQCGAAARRVAAARSRKPATDPGWPPYKRLFEIGAREADRTVREAITKEVGAGGEAAYDVLCTRLRGPDRVIAHTRSCGCGTALPNPAAPPGECGKQSERARRAQRRQAARRRKVEEQKLAQTEAQAEKKDYFSNTMRAWLLPLLVDSSGLSRHQASPCDDLDNWVQLVAQHSRSDTPLRRDPPGSTISLGVALAQGFKYAANRRLSPESDRQAREFLTKQAEELLKHSTFWFTRLTLLQALTLWALPDDVNADQPMRGHGSDPRGQVREWLTLDGPHQEEHPLVKAAEKLAVRALQTRRPERFLWIDEVAVASSVGTEVGLPGEPRAHNLWIPPSTGWSTLDPTAQQLLVDVLLLVVLAERAYRPKDLFRLLELMSREQERIQLPSCMDLDRTRLDPVRGAERTSAPGSNCTDKCRLRMCPYPARVEALRVEFSEVLCLHQRDLLRRWQPRSWLYLRFRREAAWQRGVPVAGLRHFWEQMGDRARDVKPDSTDAAKVRGWH; translated from the coding sequence ATGCAGAACGGCCTTCGCCAACCCAAGATCAGGCTCGTCACGGGGCCGCCGGAGGGCGGCCTCTTCCGCGAGGGATGGGCACGCCTGCGGCGCCTGTTCCGCGTGCCGTTCTGGCGCGTGCACACCCGCTGGCTGGTGCAACGGGGCGTCAACCGGGCCCGGCACTGGTGGCGCCCGTGGTTGGCCACCACCGCCGAGGTGCTCAGCTTCGCGCTGACGCTCCTCTTCATCTGGTGGGCGGTGAGCGGCCTCACCACCCTCGTCTTCCACCACGGCGGATGGCTGGGGCCCGATCACATCTGCGGCAATGACAGCTCCTCTTGTGAGGCGGTGAGCGGCGCGGGAGTGCCGGTGGCGCTCCTGGCCGCCTCGACCTTCGGGTTCCTGATCTGGCGGCTGCACCGGCTGCGCCGGTACTGCCGACGCCGGGCGTTGCAGGCACCCAACCACCTGGTGCAGACGGCCGGCAGCCTGATGGACGAGGTCGTCGGACGCGACCAGCTCTGCAACGCGATCATGAACAACCTGCGGGACAAGCACGCCCGGCGTCCCCATGTGGTGGTCGGCCCGGTCGGGGCGGGTAAGACCGCCCTGCTCGTCCGGCTCACCCACAAGCTCGCCGCCCAGGGAGCCATCCCCGTGCCGGTGCAGCTTCGCAACGTGCAGCGCGCCGAGGACCTGGACTTCGCCGAACTGGCCCGGTTACGGTTCAGCGAGATCGTCGAGCCGGTGGCCCGCTCCGGCGACGAGGTGGACCGGGTCTGGCGCTGGCTGCGGCAGATGGCGGACAAGATCGTGGTCCTCGCGGACGGACTGGACGAGGCACTCAACCGCGACCACGCGGATCGCCGCGACAGCCTGATCCGGCGGGCCATCCGCCGGGCCGGTGAGGACGGGCTGCCATTGGTCATCGCCTCCCGGCCGCACGATCCGCTGCGGGCCATGCAGGCCGCCGTCTCGGAGCTGGACCCGCTGAGCGACGAGGCGGCCCTGCACTACATCTCCAGCAGCGGCAGCTGGCGTTCGGACCCCACCCTGCTGGACCGGGTCGTCGAGGCCGCCAACATGGCGGAGTCCCCGATCTACCTGCAGATCGCCAAGGACCTGCACCAGAAGGACCTGCTGGAGCCGCTGTGGACCGGGGACGCCACGACCGACCTGCTGCTCTACGACAGTTGGGCGCTGCGCGCGGACCTGCTGGAACGCTGGGTGGACGCGCTGATTTCCGGGGACGTCCACACCGAGCTGCCGCTCGACCACCGGACGCGGGAGGAGGTGGTCGAGTACATCTCCGCCCTCGCCTGCATCGGCCTCTCCCAAGACCGCGCCGACGTCGAACTCCGCGAGCTCGACCCCTCGGTGGAGTTGCAGGACCACGGGGCACCGCCCGCGGACCGAGCGGGTTGGCGGCCCGCCAACCCCGAATGGAACAGGCGCGTCAGGGCTGAACTGGATGAGCGGGTAGGAGTCTTGGGCGGTCCGGGGATCGACGTCCGGCTCGCCTCGACCTGGGGTGCTCGGATGGGATTGGTCTACGAGGACGGCGACCGGGTCCGCTTCCAGCACAGCATCGTGCAGGCGTTCCTCGGGTCCCGTTACCTGGATCGGATCTTCCAGGAGGACACCTGGCCGCACGTCGTCAGGGCCCTGGACCACGGCGGTCGGGAGCTGCTCATCGCCATGACCCTGTACTCCCGCTCGGCGAACGGTGGTTGTACCTGTTGCCGCAGCAACAAGCTCGACTGTCCGGTGTCCGTGATGCGCGACCTGCTGCGAAACAAGGCCGAACAGTTGCTCGAAATAGCCGAGAAGGCCGACACGCTGACCGAACGGGCCCGCGCGACCACCAGGTACGCGGGCCAGGACTGGCGCGGCCGACCCCGGCTGCGGGCGATCGAGGCCTACGGCGCTGCTGTGGAAATCGACAGTGTCGACCAGTTTCCTGACCAACAGGCGCTCTTCAACAGGATCAGCAAGGTCTGGGAAACGTTCGAGCACGTCGAGGATGCGGCACGGCTGCGCACCGCCAAGCTCGTCCTGGTGCGGCAGTGCGGCGCCGCAGCTCGCCGGGTGGCCGCCGCCCGGTCCCGGAAGCCCGCGACGGACCCCGGCTGGCCGCCCTACAAGCGCCTGTTCGAGATCGGTGCCCGCGAAGCGGACCGCACCGTGCGGGAGGCGATCACCAAAGAGGTCGGTGCCGGCGGCGAGGCAGCCTACGACGTGCTGTGCACGAGGCTCAGGGGGCCCGACCGGGTGATCGCCCACACGCGCAGCTGCGGCTGCGGCACGGCACTGCCGAACCCGGCCGCCCCGCCCGGGGAATGCGGGAAGCAGTCGGAGCGCGCCCGCCGGGCCCAGCGACGGCAGGCGGCCCGGAGAAGAAAGGTCGAGGAGCAGAAGCTTGCGCAGACGGAAGCGCAGGCCGAGAAGAAGGACTATTTCAGCAACACGATGCGGGCCTGGCTCCTTCCCCTGCTGGTCGACTCCTCCGGGCTGTCGCGTCATCAGGCCAGCCCCTGCGACGACCTGGACAACTGGGTCCAACTGGTCGCCCAGCACTCCCGCAGCGACACCCCGCTCCGCAGGGATCCGCCGGGCAGCACCATCAGCCTGGGCGTGGCGCTCGCCCAGGGCTTCAAGTACGCGGCCAACCGGCGGCTCAGTCCCGAATCCGACCGGCAGGCCCGCGAGTTCCTCACCAAGCAGGCCGAGGAGCTGCTGAAGCACAGCACCTTCTGGTTCACCCGGCTGACCCTCCTCCAAGCCCTGACCCTGTGGGCCCTGCCGGACGACGTCAACGCCGACCAGCCGATGCGCGGGCACGGGTCCGATCCCCGGGGCCAGGTCCGGGAGTGGCTGACCCTGGACGGGCCGCACCAGGAGGAGCACCCGCTGGTGAAGGCGGCCGAGAAGCTGGCCGTGCGCGCCCTGCAGACACGCCGGCCCGAGCGGTTCCTGTGGATCGACGAGGTGGCGGTCGCGTCCAGCGTGGGCACCGAGGTCGGGCTGCCCGGGGAGCCACGGGCCCACAACCTCTGGATCCCGCCCTCCACCGGCTGGAGCACCCTGGACCCCACCGCGCAGCAGCTGCTGGTCGACGTGCTGCTGCTCGTCGTGCTCGCCGAGCGGGCGTACCGGCCGAAGGACCTGTTCCGGCTGCTGGAGCTAATGTCCCGTGAGCAGGAGCGGATCCAACTCCCGTCCTGCATGGACCTGGACCGCACCCGGCTGGATCCGGTGCGGGGCGCGGAGCGCACGTCGGCGCCCGGTTCCAACTGCACGGACAAGTGCCGCCTGCGGATGTGCCCCTACCCGGCCAGGGTGGAGGCGCTGCGCGTGGAGTTCAGCGAGGTGCTCTGCCTGCACCAGCGCGACCTGCTGCGGCGCTGGCAGCCCCGGTCCTGGCTCTACCTGCGGTTCCGGCGCGAGGCCGCCTGGCAGCGCGGGGTGCCGGTCGCCGGCCTGCGCCACTTCTGGGAGCAGATGGGCGACCGCGCCCGGGACGTCAAACCGGACAGCACCGACGCCGCGAAGGTCCGCGGCTGGCACTGA
- a CDS encoding DedA family protein produces the protein MHIDAWIESVPPGAVYGLVALIIGLESLGIPLPGELALVAAGMVASKGTVNPVLVALCATAGAIIGDSIGYAIGRKGGKPLFEKLGRKFPRHFGPDHLATAERSFHRWGMWAVFFGRFIALLRIFAGPLAGALRMPYWKFLIANVLGGVIWAGGTTMAVYYIGKAVEQYLQSFSYIALALAAVGGLASGLVIKRRAAKARAEHPEAAPDPERVTAGE, from the coding sequence TTGCACATCGACGCCTGGATCGAGAGCGTGCCCCCGGGCGCGGTCTACGGACTCGTAGCCCTGATCATCGGGCTGGAGAGCCTCGGCATCCCGCTGCCCGGCGAACTCGCGCTGGTCGCCGCCGGGATGGTGGCGTCGAAGGGCACGGTCAACCCGGTGCTGGTCGCGCTCTGCGCCACCGCCGGCGCGATCATCGGCGACTCGATCGGCTACGCCATCGGCCGCAAGGGCGGCAAGCCGCTCTTCGAGAAGCTGGGCCGCAAGTTCCCCCGCCACTTCGGGCCGGACCACCTGGCCACCGCCGAGCGCTCGTTCCACCGCTGGGGCATGTGGGCCGTCTTCTTCGGCCGCTTCATCGCGCTGCTGCGGATCTTCGCCGGTCCGCTGGCCGGCGCGCTGCGGATGCCGTACTGGAAGTTCCTGATCGCCAACGTGCTCGGCGGGGTGATCTGGGCCGGCGGCACCACGATGGCCGTCTACTACATCGGCAAGGCCGTCGAGCAGTACCTGCAGAGCTTCTCCTACATCGCGCTCGCGCTGGCCGCCGTGGGCGGGCTCGCGTCCGGCCTGGTGATCAAGCGCCGGGCCGCCAAGGCCAGGGCCGAGCACCCGGAGGCCGCCCCGGACCCGGAGCGGGTGACCGCGGGCGAGTGA
- a CDS encoding O-methyltransferase, translated as MTQQQWTEVDTYLTEALVGEDEALAAALAQSAKAGLPEIAVSPTQGKLLQLLALGIGARRILEVGSLGGYSAIWMGRALPADGRLVSLELSPAHAAVARANLHEAGLEKVAEVRTGRASDSLAELVDDGVEPFDFVFIDADKPSIPEYLEWSVKLTRPGSLIVVDNVVRGGKVADAASEDPSVLGVRRMHELVAQHPRLEGTSIQTVGSRGYDGFTLIRVGA; from the coding sequence ATGACCCAGCAGCAGTGGACCGAGGTCGACACCTACCTGACCGAGGCGCTGGTGGGCGAGGACGAGGCGCTGGCCGCCGCGCTCGCGCAGAGCGCCAAGGCGGGCCTGCCGGAGATCGCCGTCTCGCCGACCCAGGGCAAGCTGCTCCAGCTGCTGGCGCTCGGCATCGGTGCCCGGCGGATCCTGGAGGTCGGCTCGCTGGGCGGCTACAGCGCCATCTGGATGGGCCGGGCGCTGCCCGCCGACGGCCGGCTGGTCTCGCTGGAGCTCTCCCCGGCGCACGCCGCGGTCGCCCGGGCCAACCTGCACGAGGCCGGCCTGGAGAAGGTCGCCGAGGTGCGCACCGGCCGGGCCTCGGACAGCCTGGCCGAGCTGGTGGACGACGGCGTCGAGCCGTTCGACTTCGTCTTCATCGACGCCGACAAGCCGAGCATCCCCGAGTACCTGGAGTGGTCGGTCAAGCTGACCCGGCCGGGCTCGCTGATCGTGGTGGACAACGTGGTGCGCGGCGGCAAGGTGGCCGACGCCGCGAGCGAGGACCCCTCGGTGCTCGGGGTGCGCCGGATGCACGAGCTGGTCGCGCAGCACCCGCGGCTGGAGGGCACCTCGATCCAGACCGTGGGCAGCCGCGGTTACGACGGCTTCACCCTGATCCGGGTCGGCGCCTGA
- a CDS encoding SDR family NAD(P)-dependent oxidoreductase, with amino-acid sequence MTTETPLLGRTVLVTGTTQGLGRALALDLAGQGATVLLHGRDPERLAEAAAEVRAAGSEARCYRADLGDLAQVRALADRLLQDEPRLDAVVHNAVAGGGSDPTRRELSAQGVELRLAVNHLAPHLLTRLLLPLLRRTARAEGRAGRVVNVASMGQQPVDLADPMMERDYEGLAAYCRSKLALITDTFELAGALPADEVTVNALHPAHLMDTPGVRAYGLVPEVGVEEGVRPTARLVTDPALEGVTGRYFDRFTEARAHEWAYQPANRAGLAALTERLAAPFAGPLGRD; translated from the coding sequence ATGACTACAGAGACTCCACTGCTCGGCCGGACCGTGCTCGTCACCGGCACCACCCAGGGACTCGGCCGCGCCCTCGCACTCGACCTCGCCGGGCAGGGCGCCACCGTGCTGCTGCACGGGCGCGACCCGGAACGGCTGGCGGAGGCGGCCGCCGAGGTGCGGGCCGCCGGCTCCGAAGCGCGCTGCTACCGGGCCGACCTCGGCGACCTGGCCCAGGTGCGGGCCCTGGCCGACCGACTGCTGCAGGACGAGCCGCGACTGGACGCGGTGGTGCACAACGCGGTGGCCGGCGGGGGCAGCGACCCGACCCGGCGCGAACTCAGCGCGCAGGGCGTCGAACTGCGGCTGGCCGTCAACCACCTGGCCCCGCACCTGCTGACCCGGCTGCTGCTGCCGCTGCTGCGGCGCACCGCGCGGGCCGAGGGGCGGGCCGGCCGGGTGGTCAACGTGGCCTCGATGGGCCAGCAGCCGGTGGACCTGGCCGACCCGATGATGGAGCGCGACTACGAGGGGCTGGCGGCGTACTGCCGCAGCAAGCTCGCGCTGATCACGGACACCTTCGAGCTGGCCGGCGCCCTGCCGGCCGACGAGGTCACCGTCAACGCGCTGCACCCCGCGCACCTGATGGACACCCCGGGCGTGCGGGCCTACGGGCTGGTGCCGGAGGTCGGCGTCGAGGAGGGGGTGCGGCCGACCGCGCGGCTGGTCACCGATCCCGCGCTGGAAGGCGTGACGGGCCGTTACTTCGACCGGTTCACCGAGGCCCGGGCGCACGAGTGGGCGTACCAGCCGGCCAACCGGGCCGGGCTCGCCGCGCTGACCGAACGGCTGGCCGCGCCGTTCGCCGGGCCGCTCGGCCGAGACTGA
- a CDS encoding geranyl diphosphate 2-C-methyltransferase produces the protein MTTTTPDPTSVLRTAFQKSVANYWNTNQEDPVNLWLGQIDDLYHHHYGLGEYDPSVLEGPEDTRDERIIKEMHRLETAQADVLLDHLGDVRPEDKLLDAGSGRGGTSIMANARFGCEIDGISISEYQVGFANDQAQKRGVADKVRFHFRNMLDSQLATGSRKAIWTNETTMYVDLNQAFAEFSRLLEFGGRYVCITGCYNDITGGPSRAVSQIDQHYICNIHPRSEYFRALAANGLAPIKVLDLTPDTIPYWELRAKSSVATGIEDPFLTAYKEGSFHYLLIVADKI, from the coding sequence ATGACGACCACCACGCCCGACCCCACCTCCGTCCTGCGCACCGCCTTCCAGAAGTCGGTGGCCAACTACTGGAACACCAACCAGGAGGACCCGGTCAACCTGTGGCTGGGCCAGATCGACGACCTCTACCACCACCACTACGGGCTCGGCGAGTACGACCCGTCGGTGCTGGAGGGTCCCGAGGACACCCGCGACGAGCGGATCATCAAGGAGATGCACCGGCTGGAGACCGCCCAGGCCGACGTGCTGCTGGACCACCTCGGCGACGTCCGCCCCGAGGACAAGCTGCTGGACGCCGGCTCCGGCCGCGGCGGCACCAGCATCATGGCCAACGCCCGGTTCGGCTGCGAGATCGACGGCATCTCGATCTCCGAGTACCAGGTCGGCTTCGCCAACGACCAGGCGCAGAAGCGCGGGGTGGCCGACAAGGTCCGCTTCCACTTCCGCAACATGCTGGACTCGCAGCTGGCGACCGGCTCGCGCAAGGCGATCTGGACCAACGAGACCACCATGTACGTGGACCTCAACCAGGCCTTCGCCGAGTTCTCCCGGCTGCTGGAGTTCGGCGGCCGCTACGTCTGCATCACCGGCTGCTACAACGACATCACCGGTGGCCCGTCGCGCGCGGTCAGCCAGATCGACCAGCACTACATCTGCAACATCCACCCGCGCAGCGAGTACTTCCGGGCGCTGGCGGCCAACGGCCTGGCGCCGATCAAGGTGCTGGACCTGACCCCGGACACCATCCCGTACTGGGAGCTGCGGGCCAAGTCCTCGGTGGCCACCGGCATCGAGGACCCGTTCCTCACCGCCTACAAGGAGGGCAGCTTCCACTACCTGCTGATCGTCGCGGACAAGATCTGA
- a CDS encoding family 2B encapsulin nanocompartment shell protein has translation MSIETGPAPTEAQQTKSQLSLSTSAARNLATTTKSEPQMQGISSRWLLRSLPWVQVSGGTYRVNRRLSYAVGRGRVSFVKTGAEVKVVPPSLREVPVLRGLEDDAVLEELANRFTQREVAAGEVLVEAGQPIDEVFLIAHGKINQIGTGKYGETAVLGHLADGDHLGDEAVRQSDALWEYTVKAATAGTVLVLPFAAFRELIGRSEALREQIAAYLASNDLAQNQHGEAEIELSAGHDGEPDLPSTFVDYELAPREYELSVAQTVLRVHSRVADLFNDPMNQVEQQLKLTIEALRERQEYELVNNAEFGLLANAEYDQRIQTHSGPPTPDDLDELLSMRRETTHLFAHPKAIAAFGRECSKRGIYFGSVDIGTHHIPAWRGVPIFPSGKIPVVDGHTSSIIAVRMGENNQGVVGLHQTGIPDEYEPGLNVRFMGINEKAVISYLVSAYYSAAVLVPDALGVLENVEVSRPRA, from the coding sequence ATGTCGATCGAGACCGGGCCCGCGCCGACCGAAGCGCAGCAGACCAAGTCGCAGCTCAGCCTGAGCACCTCCGCCGCCCGCAATCTGGCCACGACCACCAAGTCCGAGCCGCAGATGCAGGGCATCAGCTCGCGCTGGCTGCTCCGCTCGCTCCCCTGGGTGCAGGTCTCCGGTGGTACCTACCGGGTCAACCGCCGGCTCTCCTACGCCGTCGGCCGCGGCCGGGTGAGCTTCGTCAAGACCGGCGCCGAGGTCAAGGTGGTGCCGCCGTCGCTGCGCGAGGTCCCGGTGCTGCGCGGCCTGGAGGACGACGCCGTGCTGGAGGAGCTGGCCAACCGGTTCACCCAGCGCGAGGTGGCGGCCGGCGAGGTGCTGGTCGAGGCCGGCCAGCCGATCGACGAGGTCTTCCTGATCGCCCACGGGAAGATCAACCAGATCGGCACCGGCAAGTACGGCGAGACCGCCGTGCTCGGCCACCTGGCCGACGGCGACCACCTCGGCGACGAGGCGGTGCGGCAGTCCGACGCGCTCTGGGAGTACACCGTGAAGGCCGCCACGGCCGGCACCGTGCTCGTCCTGCCGTTCGCCGCCTTCCGGGAGCTGATCGGCCGCTCCGAGGCGCTGCGCGAGCAGATCGCCGCCTACCTGGCCAGCAACGACCTGGCGCAGAACCAGCACGGCGAGGCCGAGATCGAGCTCTCCGCCGGCCACGACGGCGAGCCCGACCTGCCCAGCACCTTCGTGGACTACGAGCTGGCCCCGCGCGAGTACGAGCTGAGCGTCGCGCAGACCGTGCTGCGGGTGCACAGCCGGGTCGCCGACCTGTTCAACGACCCGATGAACCAGGTCGAGCAGCAGTTGAAGCTCACCATCGAGGCGTTGCGCGAGCGCCAGGAGTACGAGCTGGTCAACAACGCGGAGTTCGGCCTGCTGGCCAACGCCGAGTACGACCAGCGGATCCAGACCCACTCCGGCCCGCCCACCCCGGACGACCTGGACGAGCTGCTCAGCATGCGCCGCGAGACCACCCACCTGTTCGCGCACCCGAAGGCGATCGCCGCCTTCGGCCGGGAGTGCAGCAAGCGCGGCATCTACTTCGGCAGCGTGGACATCGGCACCCACCACATCCCCGCCTGGCGCGGGGTCCCGATCTTCCCGTCCGGCAAGATCCCGGTGGTCGACGGCCACACCTCGTCGATCATCGCGGTCCGCATGGGCGAGAACAACCAGGGCGTCGTCGGCCTGCACCAGACCGGCATCCCGGACGAGTACGAGCCCGGCCTGAACGTCCGCTTCATGGGCATCAACGAGAAGGCCGTCATCTCGTACCTGGTCAGCGCCTACTACTCCGCCGCCGTCCTGGTCCCGGACGCGCTCGGCGTGCTGGAGAACGTCGAGGTCTCGCGCCCGCGCGCCTGA